CACCGAGTTCGTCAACAACATCGGCCTCGACCTGGAGGCCGAGGTCGCCGCGGCCGGCCCCTACGCCCCCGCCCTCGGCGCCTACCTGAACCGGACGGTCTCCCAGTTCCTCAACGGCGCCCAGACCCCGGCCGAGGTCGCGGAGACGGTGATGGAGGCACTGACCGCCGACCGCCCCGCCTTCCGCCTGCAGACCTCCGACTGGGCCCGCACCTTCACCGGCCTCAAGCTGGCCGACCTCGACGGCTCCGCCGTCCTCGGCATGACCAACGGCTGGGTCACCGGCTCCTGACCCGCACACCGCCCCCGGCCCGCACACCGCCCCTGCCTCGGCCCGCACCCGGAACCCGGCTGCGCCGTCGGGGCAGCGGCGTGCCAGGGGCCGGCCGAGGTGCGCTCACGCCCAGGGCAGCCCGGCCCGGGTCCGCCAGTACGCGTCCGCCGGTTCGGCGAGCGGGGCCAGGGCGGCCAGGTCCTCCGCGGTGGGGGCGAGGTCGGCGGCGGTGAGGTTGGAGGCCAGCTGCTCCGCGGTGGCCGCGCCGGAGAGCACCAGGTCGGCCCAGGGCTGTGCGGCGGCGGCCGCCAGTGCCAGGGCGTCGCAGCGGGCGCCGGTACGGGCCGCGAGCGCCCGCAGGGCGGCGGTGTCGGGGCCGGTGGCATGGCGGTCGGCGAGCCGGCCGTTGGCCATGCCCTCCTTCACCACCACCAGCCATCCGGCCGCGTGCGCCTCGGCCAGGGCCGGCCCCGCCGAGGGCTCCAGCACGTTCCAGGTGGCCTGGACGGCCCCGAACAGCGGCCGGCCGCCGAACTCGACCGCCAGGGCCGCCCGTACGGCCTCCCCCTGTGCGGGGCCGCTGGTCGACAGCCCGATCCGGACGCCCTCCGCGGCGAGCTCCGCCAGGCGGGCGTGCAGCGCGGTGTCGGTCAGCGCCGGGCTGTCCGGCGTGACCGAGTGCACCAGGTACACGTCCGGGTGGCGGCCCAACGACGCGAGGGTCTCCTTCACCTGCCGGTCGAACACCGCGACCGCGTGCTCCTTGACCTCGTGCACCGGCACCCCGGAGGCCCGCCAGTCCGCGGTGTAGGTGTAGCCCCACTTGCTGCCCACGGTCGACTCCGCCGCCGCCCCCGGCCGGGCCGCCAGCCACTCGCCGAGGAACTCCTCCGCCCGGCCGTAGGAGCGGGCCGTGTCGAAGTACCGCACGCCGGCCGCGAACGCGGCGTCCAGCAGTGCGTGCGTCCGCTCCCGCATCGCCTCGACCGTGCGCTCGGCCGGCAGGTCGAGGTCCCGGCCGAGCGTGATGTAGCCGGGCCGGCCGACGGCGGCCGTGCCGAGGCCGAACCGCGCGATCGACGGGCGGACGGGTCCGGGGGCTGCGGCCGGCATGGCGGGGGTCCTCTCGGTCGTTCCGGCAGACCGGGGCCGATGTGCCCCGCCCGCACCAGCACCCTACCGACCCGCCGCGGGCACCGGCCGCCCGGCGGGCGCGGCCCGCTCCCCCGGCCGCCCGCGCCCACGAATTCGAAAGATCGTCAGATCGCGTGCGACCCCCGCTCGGGTCGAGGCGTCTTCTCAGGGTGACAGCAGATCGATCGAGCAGAAACCGCCGGGGGACGACACATGCACGAGGCACTCGACTTCGACGAGTTCGCGTCCACCCGGGCGCGGAGGCTCTTCCAGGTCGCGTACCTGATGTGCGGTGACTTCCACCAGGCGCAGGACCTCGTGCAGGTCACCTTCGCCAAGCTCTTCGCCGTCTGGGGCAGGCTCGGGCGCACGGTGCCGGACGCGGGCCTGGACGCCTACGCCCGCAAGGTGCTGCTGCGGACGTACCTGTCGCAGCGCCGGCTGCGCCGGTCCGGGGAGGTCCCGACCGGGGCCGTCCCCGAGCTGCCGGAGCGCGACGGCGGCAGCGCGAGCGAGCTGCGGCTGACCCTGCTGGCGGCGCTGCGCCAGCTGCCCCCGCGCAACCGGGCGGCGGTGGTGCTGCGCTACCTGGAGGACCACAGCCTCGAATCGGTGGCCGAGATCCTCGGCTGCAGCGTGGGCGCCGTCAAGGGTCTCAACACGCGCGGCCTGGCCAAGCTGCGCGAACTGCTCGGCGAGGACCGCGAACTACTGTTCCGACACTGACGAACGACCAACAGCACAAGGGGTGTTGAGATGGGACTTGAGGACGACCTGACCGGGATGCTCGCGGAGAGCGTCCATGAACTGAGCCCACCGGTGAGCGTGATGGTGGCGGAGGGCAAGCGCGCCGGGCGACGGCGCCTGAAGATCAGGCGGAGCCTCCAGGCGGTCGGGGCCGCCGCGGTGGTCGCCGCTCTGGTGTCGACGGTCGCCGTGCTCGGGCCGCGGCCCGGCGGCTCCGACACCGTGCAGGCGGCCGGGCCCGCGACCGGCGCCGGCACCGGCTCCTCGGCGCCCGCATCGGTGCCGAGCGCAGGTGGCGCCGGGAAGGGCGGCAGCAGCGCGTCGCCGAGCCCGAGCCCGAGCGCGCCGGCCGAGCCGGCCACGGCGAACCTGTCCTGGCAGGCGATGCTGAAGATCCTCTCGGACCTGCTGCCGCCCGGCGCCCACCTGGGCAATCTGGATCCGTTCGCGGTCAAGTTCCGCACCGGTGCGGACGCCCGCTACATCGAGCTCCAGTACAACGACGGCCACGGCGCCTCGACGGTCATGGTGGAGGTGAGCCGCGGCGGCCGCCCGAGCCCGGTCACCTGCGAGAACTGGGGCGGCGGCTCGGACGAGGGGACGCGGAAGCCGGGCTACGAGAAGCCCGTCTGCCTGTTCGAGCAGCTGCCGGACGGCGGCACGCTGCGCAGCTTCGTCACCGGCACCGACGTGGCCGGCCTGTACGACGAGATGGTGCACCTGGTCCGGCCCGACGGGGTCACCGTCTCGGTGACGGCCGCGAACGCGACCCTCGACCAGTACACCGGCCAGGGGGGCCTGCCGATCACGGTGACCCGCGACCGGCCGCCCCTCGGCCTGGCCGGCTGGAAGGACGTGGCCCGGAGCCCGAAATGGCAGTTCAAGGTGCCGCAGTCGGTGGCGGACGCAGGCGTCGCCTTCGCCCGGACGGTCTCCCGCTTCCCCTGCCCGAAGGACGCGAAGAAGGCCGACTGCGTGATCGACTGACGCCCGAAGGGCGATCGGGGTGACGCCGGGTCACCCCCGCCGCTGCCGCCCCCCGCTCCGCCGTCAGTGCGGGGCCAGCAGGGCGAGATGCGGTCCGAACGCCGCGAGGAGCCGGCCGCCCGGTGCGGCGGCGAGTACCCGGACGGGCAGCGGCAGCAGACGGTCCGGGGCCGCGCTGCGCCCGGTGACCGGATCGAGGAACCGTACGGCCCGGTCCTCGGCCACGGCGGCCAGCGGAGCCCCGCCGCCGGAGGCGACCAGTACCGCCGGAGCACCGGCCGACCCCACACTGCCGATCGGCGCCATGGACGTCAGGTCCCACAGGCGCAGCACGCCCTCGCGTCCCGTGGTCGCGACGACCGGGGTGCCGCCGATCGTCGTGGCGGACACCGAGGTCACCCAGTCGGTGTGGCCGGTGAGCGGTTCGCCGATCGGGCGGCCGGTGGTGAGGTCCCACACCCGTACGGTCCTGTCCCAGCTGCCGGTGACGGCGACGGGACGTCCGCCGAGCAGGGTGGTGGTGACGGCCGTGACCCGGCTGGTGTGGCCGGTGAGCGGGTCGAGCACCGGCTCGCCCGTGGCGAGGTCCCGGACGCCGGTCGTGCGGTCGCTGCCGGCGGTGAGGACCACCGGTCGGCCGTCCAGCACGGCGGCGGCCACGGCCAGCACCCTGCCGTGGTCGGTGCCGACCGGGCGGTGCACCGCCAGGCCGGTCAGCGGGTCCAGCGTGTGCACGGTGGCGTCCGGGGCGACGCAGACCAGGACGGTGCGGCCGCCCGTCTCGACGGCCGTGACGGCGGTGGTCTCGGTGCGCAGCGGTGCCGCGGCGGGTCGGCCGGTCTCCAGGTCCCAGGTGCGGACGGTGCGGTCCGCACCTGCGGTGACGACCACCGGGCGGCCGTCGAGGTGCGTGGCGGTGAGGGCGAGGACGTCCGCGGTGTGCCGGGCCGCCTCGCCGTCCTCGGCCTGCCGCGCCTCGGCCGGAGGGCCCGGGTGCCAGACGCGCACGGTGTGGTCGTCGCCCGCGGTGACGGCGACGGGCCGGCCGTCGACGAGGGCCGTGGCGACGTCCCAGACCTGGCCGGTGTGGCCGGCGAGGGGTTCGCCGAGCTGTCGGCCGGTGGCGGTGTCCCAGATCCGGACGGTCCGGTCGAGGCCGGTGGTCACCGCCAGGGCGGTTGTCCCGTCCGTCACCGTGTCCAGGGCCCACACCCGCTCGGTGTGGCCGGTCAGCGGTGGTTCGGCGGTGGCGTCGGCGGTGACGGTGCCGTCCTTCGCCGCGGTGAGGACGACCGCCCGTCCGTGCCGTGCGGTGGCCACGGTCGGGGCCTCGCCGGGTCCGGCCGCCGGCCGGGTGGCGAGGCCGCCGTTCCTGCGGGTGGAGATCACGTCCCACAGGTCGGGCTGCCCGCTCGGGCCGGGGGTCGGTTCCGCGTGCCGCTGTCCGTCCGGGACGGTCCGGAAGGCGCGCGGGCCGTCGCCGGTCCGAAGGTCGGTCAGGTCCCAGCGGTGCAGGGTCAGGTCGGCGCCGGCGACGAGGGCGATGCGGCGCCCGTCCAGGTGCACGGTGGTGGTCCGCCGGGCGAGCGCGGCGTCGTGGCCCTCGGCGGCCAGGTCTCCGAGGAGTTCGGGCTCGTCCTGGTGGTCGAGGGTCACGGCGACGGCCCGGCCGTCCACGACCGCGAGGGCCTCGACGCCGAAGAGCTCCGTGCTCGCCGCCCACGGCAGGTCCGGGGCCGCGACCGGGAGGCCACTGTCCAGATCCCAGAGTCGGGGCGCCGCACCGTCCGCGGCGGTCTCCGCGCGGGCCGTCCCGTCCGTGCCCACGGCGGCGTGCAGAACCTCGCAGGTCTCGTCGATCCGGGTGTTCGCGGCGATGTCCCACACCTCCACGGGCCGGATTCCCGGGGCCGACACGGCGATCCGGCGGCCGCCGACGACGCCGGTGGCCAGCACCGCGGAGTGGCTGCCGAGCAGCTGCCCGGTGGCCGCGTCCCACACCTGCAGGGTCCGGGTCGCGTCCATGGTCAGCACCGCGGCCCGCCCGTTCACGGCCGCGCACTCCACCAGGGCCACGATCTCACCGACCGGCCTGCCGCTCGCCAAGTCCCGGACGCGGACGGCCTCGTCCGTGCCGGTACCGAACACGAGGGGCCGGCCGTCGACCTCGGCCACTGCCAGGGCGAGCACCTCGGCCGTCATCGAGGACAGCGGATCGGTCGGGCCCGTCGACCACTGGTGCAGTTGCTGCCCGCTCTTCACGTCCCACACCCGCACGGTGGTGTCCCGGCTTGCCGACACGGCCATCGCCCGGCCGCCCGCGACGGCCGCGGCGACCGCCGTCACCGGTCCGCCGTGGCCGGCGAGAGTCCGCCGGAGCCGGGCGTCGGTGTCGGCACCGCTCGTCCACACGGTGCACCACCCCGGCCCGTCCCCGCCCGTCGGCACGGCCTCCGCCTGTGCACCGGCCGTCTGCCCGCCGATGTCCGATCCGTCCCCGCGCCCCGTGTCTCCCATGACGGGAACCGTAGCCGCCGCCACCCACAACCCGTGGACCCGGCCCGGGCGCTCGGGCCCCGGTCAGCCCCAGGTCATGACGTACTCGTGCCTGAACACGCGGTAGCCGGCGCGCCCGAAGGCGGCCGCCATCGGCGCGTTGCCGACGTCGGTGGCGGCCCGGACCACCTCGGCCCCGGCCCCGGCCAGCACGCGGGTGCCCTCGCCGAGGATCTCCTCCGCCCAGCCGCGTCCGCGGTGCGCGGGCAGCACGCCCAGGTAGGCGATGATCGGCCGGTACGCGTTGCGGGCGGCGATCACCAGGCCCACCGGCTCGCCGGTCTCGGCCGATTCGGCGACCCGCCACCACTCGCGCGGGGTGGTGAAGTGCGCGAACTCCTCGTCGAACTGGAGCTGTGCGGCCTCGCGGGCGGTCATCCGGCTCAGGTCGTCGCGGCTGTGGGCGTCGAGGGTGTCGGTGAGGATCTCCGTGAGCAGGCCGACGAGTTCGGCCTCGCCCGTGACCGGGCGGAAGCGAAGCCGTCCGGACGGCGCGGGCACGGGTGCGGCGGCCGTCCACTCCAGGCTCAGCCGTTCCACGAACGGTACGGCACCGAGGCGTCGGACGACGGCGAACGGGCCGTCGACGACCGCGCGGACGGCCGGGTCCTCCCGCCAACCGGTCGGCAGGAAGCGGCCGTACTTCGGCGGCACCGTGCCCTCGGGGACGACCGCGGCCGTGGCGCGCCGCAGCAGTGCCTCCGCGGTGGCCTCGTGGCCTGGCACGTGGTCGAACACGTCCAGCAGCAGCGGCTCGGAGCTCCCGGGCGGGCACCACCAGGCCGCGCGGGCGAGGAGCCGGCCCTCGGCATCGAGCGCCGTCCACATCAGCTCCGGTCGGCGCCGCCCGGAGGCGAGGTCGTCGGCCAGCTCGTGGTTGAAGCAGTACGGCAGCCGGTTGAACAGGTCGATCTCGTCCGGCCCGGTG
The nucleotide sequence above comes from Streptomyces sp. TLI_235. Encoded proteins:
- a CDS encoding aryl-alcohol dehydrogenase-like predicted oxidoreductase, coding for MPAAAPGPVRPSIARFGLGTAAVGRPGYITLGRDLDLPAERTVEAMRERTHALLDAAFAAGVRYFDTARSYGRAEEFLGEWLAARPGAAAESTVGSKWGYTYTADWRASGVPVHEVKEHAVAVFDRQVKETLASLGRHPDVYLVHSVTPDSPALTDTALHARLAELAAEGVRIGLSTSGPAQGEAVRAALAVEFGGRPLFGAVQATWNVLEPSAGPALAEAHAAGWLVVVKEGMANGRLADRHATGPDTAALRALAARTGARCDALALAAAAAQPWADLVLSGAATAEQLASNLTAADLAPTAEDLAALAPLAEPADAYWRTRAGLPWA
- a CDS encoding RNA polymerase sigma-70 factor (sigma-E family); its protein translation is MHEALDFDEFASTRARRLFQVAYLMCGDFHQAQDLVQVTFAKLFAVWGRLGRTVPDAGLDAYARKVLLRTYLSQRRLRRSGEVPTGAVPELPERDGGSASELRLTLLAALRQLPPRNRAAVVLRYLEDHSLESVAEILGCSVGAVKGLNTRGLAKLRELLGEDRELLFRH
- a CDS encoding WD40 repeat protein; translation: MGDTGRGDGSDIGGQTAGAQAEAVPTGGDGPGWCTVWTSGADTDARLRRTLAGHGGPVTAVAAAVAGGRAMAVSASRDTTVRVWDVKSGQQLHQWSTGPTDPLSSMTAEVLALAVAEVDGRPLVFGTGTDEAVRVRDLASGRPVGEIVALVECAAVNGRAAVLTMDATRTLQVWDAATGQLLGSHSAVLATGVVGGRRIAVSAPGIRPVEVWDIAANTRIDETCEVLHAAVGTDGTARAETAADGAAPRLWDLDSGLPVAAPDLPWAASTELFGVEALAVVDGRAVAVTLDHQDEPELLGDLAAEGHDAALARRTTTVHLDGRRIALVAGADLTLHRWDLTDLRTGDGPRAFRTVPDGQRHAEPTPGPSGQPDLWDVISTRRNGGLATRPAAGPGEAPTVATARHGRAVVLTAAKDGTVTADATAEPPLTGHTERVWALDTVTDGTTALAVTTGLDRTVRIWDTATGRQLGEPLAGHTGQVWDVATALVDGRPVAVTAGDDHTVRVWHPGPPAEARQAEDGEAARHTADVLALTATHLDGRPVVVTAGADRTVRTWDLETGRPAAAPLRTETTAVTAVETGGRTVLVCVAPDATVHTLDPLTGLAVHRPVGTDHGRVLAVAAAVLDGRPVVLTAGSDRTTGVRDLATGEPVLDPLTGHTSRVTAVTTTLLGGRPVAVTGSWDRTVRVWDLTTGRPIGEPLTGHTDWVTSVSATTIGGTPVVATTGREGVLRLWDLTSMAPIGSVGSAGAPAVLVASGGGAPLAAVAEDRAVRFLDPVTGRSAAPDRLLPLPVRVLAAAPGGRLLAAFGPHLALLAPH
- a CDS encoding acetyltransferase (GNAT) family protein — its product is MTAVPAVPAIPPVPVRADGAGTPVLRPITGPDEIDLFNRLPYCFNHELADDLASGRRRPELMWTALDAEGRLLARAAWWCPPGSSEPLLLDVFDHVPGHEATAEALLRRATAAVVPEGTVPPKYGRFLPTGWREDPAVRAVVDGPFAVVRRLGAVPFVERLSLEWTAAAPVPAPSGRLRFRPVTGEAELVGLLTEILTDTLDAHSRDDLSRMTAREAAQLQFDEEFAHFTTPREWWRVAESAETGEPVGLVIAARNAYRPIIAYLGVLPAHRGRGWAEEILGEGTRVLAGAGAEVVRAATDVGNAPMAAAFGRAGYRVFRHEYVMTWG